In the Roseofilum reptotaenium CS-1145 genome, one interval contains:
- a CDS encoding elongation factor G: MKETGVLSSRNVAIVGPYMSGKTTLLESLEYVSGALSRKGSTKDGTSIGDGSPEARSQQMSVEINVASTDYQDIHFTFLDCPGSIEFAQETYNALVGVGAAIIVCEPEPDRILTLAPLFKFLDDWEIPHLVFINKMDRVCTDEERCLTSFSALLTALQSVSSRPIIPHQFPIAAQDKIIGYIDLVSEQAYHYHPDAPADPVPLPESLKDSETQARTQMLETLADFDDHLLEELLEDIQPSQEEIVKDLKMELGADLIVPVFLGVASEGYGVRPLLESLKREAPSPDVTSKRRGVDLDSDTPIAQVLKTFYTPQGGKMSLIRVWQGEITEGLVLNGVRPGGIYRLFGQQQHSVSKAGIGEIVALARMDGVYTGDTLSPTKNVEGLPKADRVQPVYAMAITPQNRKDEVKLTPALNKLLEEDTSLYWEQHGDTHEVILWGQGEIHLKVSLERLNRKYNIPMATHLPRVAYKETIRKTVESVHGRYKHQSGGHGQFGDVYLNIRPLERGEGFAFNDTIVGGVVPKQYIPGVETGVREYLSQGPLGFPVVDVGVTLTNGSYHSVDSSEQAFKQAARLAMNTGMSQGKPTLLEPIAAITISAPTEFTSKVLQLLSGRRGQILGYEPFDSWKGWDQTSAYLPQAEMQNFIIELRSLTMGVGFFDWKYDHLQEVPDKIADRVLATTAE; the protein is encoded by the coding sequence ATGAAAGAAACAGGAGTATTGAGCAGCCGTAATGTGGCCATTGTTGGCCCTTACATGAGTGGTAAAACCACGCTGCTCGAAAGTTTAGAATATGTCAGCGGCGCACTATCGCGCAAAGGCTCGACAAAAGACGGAACCAGTATTGGAGACGGATCGCCCGAAGCGCGATCGCAACAAATGAGTGTTGAAATTAATGTTGCCTCCACAGACTATCAAGACATTCATTTCACATTCCTCGACTGTCCCGGTTCCATCGAATTTGCCCAAGAAACCTACAACGCTCTTGTCGGCGTAGGTGCAGCCATTATTGTCTGCGAACCCGAACCCGATCGCATCCTCACCCTGGCTCCTCTCTTCAAATTCCTAGACGACTGGGAAATTCCCCATCTTGTCTTCATCAACAAAATGGATCGCGTCTGCACTGACGAAGAACGCTGCCTAACCAGTTTTTCCGCTCTGCTTACCGCTCTACAATCTGTATCTTCACGGCCCATCATTCCCCATCAATTCCCGATCGCCGCTCAAGACAAAATCATCGGTTATATCGACCTAGTGAGCGAACAAGCCTACCACTACCACCCCGATGCCCCTGCCGATCCGGTTCCCCTTCCAGAGTCCCTCAAAGATTCTGAAACTCAGGCGAGAACCCAGATGCTTGAAACCCTAGCTGACTTTGACGATCACCTACTCGAAGAACTGCTCGAAGATATCCAGCCCTCCCAAGAAGAAATCGTCAAAGATCTGAAAATGGAATTAGGAGCCGATTTGATCGTGCCCGTATTCCTCGGTGTGGCTTCCGAAGGCTATGGCGTGCGTCCGCTCCTGGAGTCCCTGAAACGGGAAGCGCCCTCCCCAGATGTCACTTCAAAGCGGCGTGGAGTCGATCTAGACAGCGATACCCCCATTGCCCAGGTCTTAAAAACCTTTTACACTCCCCAAGGCGGAAAAATGTCTCTGATCCGTGTTTGGCAAGGAGAAATTACGGAAGGCCTAGTCCTCAATGGAGTCCGCCCTGGTGGAATTTATCGCCTGTTCGGACAGCAACAACACTCAGTCTCCAAAGCCGGAATTGGAGAAATTGTGGCCCTAGCACGGATGGATGGGGTGTACACAGGAGATACTCTATCGCCAACGAAAAATGTGGAAGGACTACCCAAAGCGGATAGAGTCCAACCGGTTTATGCTATGGCGATTACCCCCCAAAACCGCAAAGACGAAGTCAAACTTACCCCTGCTCTCAACAAACTCCTAGAAGAAGACACCTCCCTCTATTGGGAACAACATGGAGACACCCATGAAGTCATCCTCTGGGGACAAGGGGAAATCCATCTCAAAGTCAGCCTAGAGCGACTCAACCGTAAATACAATATCCCCATGGCCACCCATTTACCCAGGGTTGCCTACAAAGAAACCATCCGTAAAACAGTTGAGAGTGTTCACGGACGCTATAAACATCAAAGTGGCGGTCACGGTCAATTTGGCGATGTCTACTTAAATATCCGCCCCTTGGAGAGGGGAGAAGGCTTTGCCTTTAATGACACCATCGTTGGTGGAGTCGTGCCTAAACAATATATTCCTGGTGTAGAAACTGGAGTACGAGAATACCTGAGCCAAGGGCCTCTAGGCTTCCCTGTGGTTGACGTGGGGGTTACCCTCACCAATGGTAGTTACCATAGTGTAGACAGTTCGGAACAAGCCTTTAAACAAGCAGCTCGGTTAGCCATGAACACAGGGATGAGTCAAGGTAAACCCACCTTACTCGAACCGATCGCCGCTATTACCATTTCTGCACCCACGGAATTTACCTCCAAAGTCTTGCAACTGCTCAGTGGTCGTCGCGGTCAAATTCTCGGTTATGAACCCTTCGACTCTTGGAAAGGATGGGATCAAACTTCTGCGTATCTTCCCCAAGCTGAAATGCAAAACTTTATTATTGAATTACGCTCTCTCACCATGGGAGTCGGTTTCTTTGATTGGAAGTACGATCATTTACAAGAAGTCCCCGATAAAATTGCCGATCGCGTGTTAGCAACTACGGCTGAATAG
- the map gene encoding type I methionyl aminopeptidase, with protein sequence MGSETIVLLSRREIDKMRKAGILASQLLDHLAPMVQPGVSTLELNDEAERWTRENGAISAPLGYNGFPKSICTSVNEVICHGIPNAKQKLKDGDIINIDVTPILDGYYGDTSRTFFVGTPSPVAKKLVDVTYECMMRGIAAVKPGGRIGDIGAAIQEYAEGHGFSVVRDFVGHGINREFHTAPQVPHYGVKGKGKRLRKGMVFTIEPMINEGTYEAQVLDDNWTAITKDGKLSAQFEHTIAVTDSGVEILTLPESKDEYKSA encoded by the coding sequence ATGGGAAGCGAAACGATCGTATTATTATCGCGGCGTGAAATCGACAAAATGCGGAAAGCAGGAATCTTAGCCAGTCAGTTACTGGATCACTTAGCACCCATGGTGCAACCGGGAGTCAGTACCTTAGAGTTAAATGATGAAGCCGAGCGCTGGACTCGTGAAAATGGAGCCATTAGTGCGCCGTTGGGATATAACGGATTCCCTAAATCCATTTGTACCAGTGTAAATGAGGTGATTTGTCACGGTATCCCCAATGCTAAACAAAAACTCAAGGATGGCGACATTATCAATATCGATGTGACTCCGATTCTTGATGGCTATTATGGCGATACATCGCGCACATTTTTTGTGGGAACACCCTCTCCAGTCGCCAAAAAGTTAGTAGACGTGACCTATGAATGCATGATGCGCGGGATTGCTGCGGTCAAACCAGGGGGGAGAATTGGAGATATTGGCGCAGCGATTCAAGAGTATGCAGAAGGCCATGGGTTTTCTGTCGTGCGCGATTTTGTCGGTCATGGGATTAATCGTGAATTTCATACGGCTCCCCAGGTTCCTCATTATGGGGTAAAGGGCAAGGGCAAACGCTTGCGTAAAGGTATGGTATTTACAATTGAGCCGATGATTAATGAAGGAACTTATGAAGCGCAGGTTTTAGACGATAATTGGACAGCCATCACGAAAGATGGCAAGCTCTCTGCCCAGTTTGAACATACGATCGCCGTTACCGACAGTGGAGTAGAAATCCTTACCTTACCAGAATCTAAAGACGAGTATAAAAGTGCTTAG
- a CDS encoding DUF4351 domain-containing protein has protein sequence MAYDNTCKYLAEKFPESFIKWLLPLAQLTPVEVLKTELIQEPIRADSVTFLKAGNQILHIEFETRPYSKPPLPFRMLDYYVRLKRQYGVSVHQVVIFLREMVSEQALVSKYEDGETQHPYQVIRLWEQDPNLLLSSPGLLPLATLSKTTEPRQLLQQVANRVATIEESQQQADVLACSQVLAGLRFEKKLIRQLLRKETMRESVIYQEIHEEGRQGEAVSLVTRQLTRRVGALSPELEAQIQSLSVEVLEDLGEALLDFTGVEDLVSWLAERHS, from the coding sequence TTGGCCTACGACAACACCTGCAAATACCTCGCCGAAAAATTCCCAGAGTCCTTCATCAAATGGTTGCTTCCCCTAGCGCAACTGACTCCCGTTGAAGTCCTCAAAACCGAACTAATACAAGAACCCATCCGCGCTGATTCTGTCACCTTCTTAAAAGCGGGTAATCAAATTCTACACATCGAGTTTGAAACCCGTCCCTATTCTAAACCTCCCCTACCGTTTCGGATGCTCGACTACTACGTGAGACTCAAACGGCAATATGGTGTCTCCGTGCATCAAGTGGTGATTTTCTTACGAGAAATGGTTTCCGAGCAAGCTTTGGTCTCCAAGTACGAGGACGGAGAAACCCAACATCCTTATCAGGTAATTCGACTCTGGGAACAAGATCCCAATTTACTCCTATCGTCTCCCGGTTTGCTACCCTTGGCCACCTTATCTAAAACGACTGAACCGCGCCAGTTACTACAGCAAGTGGCTAATCGGGTTGCTACAATCGAGGAGAGCCAACAACAAGCAGATGTCCTAGCTTGTAGTCAAGTACTGGCGGGTTTGAGATTTGAGAAAAAGTTAATCAGACAACTATTGAGGAAAGAGACGATGCGCGAGTCAGTGATTTATCAGGAAATTCACGAAGAAGGGCGGCAAGGTGAAGCCGTGTCTTTAGTTACTCGTCAATTGACACGACGAGTGGGGGCGCTTTCTCCGGAATTGGAAGCGCAGATTCAGTCTTTATCTGTGGAAGTTTTGGAAGATTTGGGGGAAGCGCTGCTCGATTTTACGGGAGTTGAGGATTTAGTATCTTGGTTGGCAGAGCGCCACTCTTGA